The window CCAAGAGCCTCCATCACCGAACCCATGTACTCCTGCGGCACCTCGACCGTCAGATTCTCCATCGGCTCGCATTTCTGCCCGTTGATCGTCTTATAGACGACCTCGGGCTTGCCGACCTGCAGCTCATAGCCCTCGCGGCGCATCTGCTCAATCAGAATGGAGAGATGCAGTTCGCCGCGCCCCGAGACCTTGAACACGTCCGCAGAGTCCGTCTCCTCGACGCGCATCGCCACGTTCGTCTCGATCTCCTTGAAAAGGCGGTCGCGAATGTGACGCGAGGTGACAAACTGCCCCTCGCGCCCGGCAAAGGGGCTCGTATTGACGCCGAACGTCATTGAGAGCGTCGGCTCGTCAATATTGATCGATGGCAGCGCCTCCGGATTCTCGGCATCCGCCACCGTATAACCGATGCTGACATCTCCAAGCCCCGTCAGTGCGACGATCTCGCCCATGCCCGCCACATTCACGTCAACGCGCCGAAGCCCCTGATAGACATAGACCTTGCCGACCTTTGCCTTTGTTTCATGATCGCCGCTGATAATGACGACATTCTGGTTGGGGCGCACCGTTCCACGAATGATACGGCCAATGGCGACACGCCCCACATAGTCGTCCGCCTCCAGCGTCGTCACCATCATCTGCAGAGGGCCTTCCGCATCCCCCTGCGGTGCCGGAATCTCCTTTACAATCGTCTGCATCAGAGGCTCCAGATTGTCGCTCTCATCCTCCATCTTGAACTTTGCGACACCATCACGCGCCGTCGCATAGATCACGGGGAAGTCCAGCTGATCGTCGTCCGCGTCAAGTTCCATGAACAGCTCCAGAACCTCGTCATAGACATCATCCACGCGCTGATCGGGACGGTCAATCTTATTGATGACCACAATCGGCTTGAGTTTCTGCTCAAGCGCCTTACGCAGCACATACTTCGTCTGCGGCATCGGACCCTCGAACGCATCAACAAGCAGGAGAACACCGTCCACCATATTGAGAACGCGCTCCACCTCGCCACCAAAATCCGCGTGACCCGGCGTATCCACAATATTGATCTTGATACCGTCATAGAGAATCGCCGTATTCTTCGAGAGGATCGTAATGCCGCGCTCGCGCTCAATATCCCCCGAGTCCATCACGCGCTCACTGACCTGCTCATTCGAGCGAAATACGTGGCTCTGACGCAGCATGGCATCCACGAGCGTCGTCTTGCCGTGATCGACGTGCGCAATGATTGCGATGTTGCGCAGTTTTTCATTCGTCATATGTGAAATGTGCCTCCCCAAAATTTCCGTGCAAAAAGATAGCGTGTCTATCTTATTATAGGCACGCCGCTTTGTCAATATCTTTATAAGCTGCTGCTGGGGAAGCACTGATAAATTCAGCGCCGCCGTCTTATCGCCAAAGATCTTGCGCGGATCGTTATTGCCGCACGCCTCAATCCGTCACAGTTCCTTCGGTTGCGGGAATGAGTTGTGACAAATATGGCACGTCCTTGTCATGCGGCACCAATTCTTTTAGCTCGTCCAGTTTCCTCTTCGCCTTTTCGATTTGCCCTTGCATCGCATAGATCTTCACTCTCCGCTTCTGAAAAGCGATCCACCTCTCCGAATCCTCTGCGGCTGCAGAGGAAAGCTCTCCGATATTGCAGTAATCCTCCACTTGCTCATTCGATACTTCGCTAAGCGAGAGCAGCCAGCCCGCAATCCCTTTGAAAAGCTCTTTTCGAGAATCTTGAATACTCTGTGGATTTTCACTATGATATACGCCGAAATTCTCCCACGCCATCAGTTGATGTGTGTACCGGCAGCTGACCATTTCAATGAAATACCGCAGTTTCTCCGAGTCAGGCATCTGCGCATTCAATAAAAGATTGGCGGTATCCCGAAGCGCGTTCATATATACTCCATATAAAAAATCCCGATTGCGCTGACTGACGGGACCGAACGCGTTTAAGTAGTCCATGGCGGCTTCATGCAAAATCTGATCGCATTGAATGCGCTGCGGATGCATGGTATAAGACGTAGATTTGGGGGACATATAATACTTATGCAGCGACCGCGGCAAAATTCCG of the Selenomonas dianae genome contains:
- the typA gene encoding translational GTPase TypA — encoded protein: MTNEKLRNIAIIAHVDHGKTTLVDAMLRQSHVFRSNEQVSERVMDSGDIERERGITILSKNTAILYDGIKINIVDTPGHADFGGEVERVLNMVDGVLLLVDAFEGPMPQTKYVLRKALEQKLKPIVVINKIDRPDQRVDDVYDEVLELFMELDADDDQLDFPVIYATARDGVAKFKMEDESDNLEPLMQTIVKEIPAPQGDAEGPLQMMVTTLEADDYVGRVAIGRIIRGTVRPNQNVVIISGDHETKAKVGKVYVYQGLRRVDVNVAGMGEIVALTGLGDVSIGYTVADAENPEALPSINIDEPTLSMTFGVNTSPFAGREGQFVTSRHIRDRLFKEIETNVAMRVEETDSADVFKVSGRGELHLSILIEQMRREGYELQVGKPEVVYKTINGQKCEPMENLTVEVPQEYMGSVMEALGTRKAELSNMTELSGYIRMEFFIPARGLIGFRSELLTSTKGNGIMNHVFHGYVPYKGDMNGRSHGSLVAFEQGETTGYGIFSLQDRGTMFISPGQQVYEGMIVGENTRDIDMDINPCKKKNVTNMRTSASDEAIRLTPPRILSLEQALEYINDDELVEVTPENIRLRKAILDRTARGRAAKNARK
- a CDS encoding glycosyltransferase family 2 protein, producing the protein MKKIYIRTHAYNASETLQRAVDSVLHQTHTDYIYYLCDNGSTDGGATRRIIEAYAKLDRRIVPFYNEVNHVWDGSAEYIDLPLHVGDDDYFCELDADDEYLPTFFEEMLDFMQENDLDVACCGNDFLDTAQENRLVSQRLLHATLILEGQQFAELFPYYHCFMRTCWGKLYKGRSLRNYITRHEDCPNYPVAYGGDTFNTMRVFQNARRVGILPRSLHKYYMSPKSTSYTMHPQRIQCDQILHEAAMDYLNAFGPVSQRNRDFLYGVYMNALRDTANLLLNAQMPDSEKLRYFIEMVSCRYTHQLMAWENFGVYHSENPQSIQDSRKELFKGIAGWLLSLSEVSNEQVEDYCNIGELSSAAAEDSERWIAFQKRRVKIYAMQGQIEKAKRKLDELKELVPHDKDVPYLSQLIPATEGTVTD